The Nitrospira sp. sequence CACTCAAGCAGAGAGCAACAAGGAGGGTGGCCGCTAGGTATTGGCATATGGCAGTCAGGGTTGGTTTCATATAGACCCACCTATATTCGCTTGTCAGAATGTAGGAATGAGGGCTATCAAAATTCCTGTGAATTCACAGGGTAGAACTGGATACTACGAGAGGGTCTGAAATCGGTCTAGCCCTACATAGGTAAGGGTTTGCCTGAATTGTGAGGAGCGAAAGATCCGAGATTGAAATCATTATTTCGGAGCTAGAACGCTGAAGGTTCCGGTAGTCACAAGACCATCGGACATCTTTGACGGCGAGGCGATCAATGCCCGGTTCCTTGGGTGCCCTGCGGTTTGGCGAGAAGGTCGGTCTTGAGTGGAATCTGAGTGAGGAGCTCAGGACGCACTTGAAACACACCCTGCAGACGTTGGCCGGTGGCAAAGACAAGATTACCTGCATGGTTGCCGAGCGTCAGTTTTCCGATGGTTTTGCCGTCTTTGCCGGTGGCGACAAATTCCGCACTGGGCGCCAATAGTCCATACGGAGCCAGCGGCGCCGACTGCTTCATCACGCGTTCCTCGGCCGGCAGATTCGCAACTCGACTGACGAAGAGATCCGCCGCCTCTTGGCTCACCTTATCCGTAGGCTGGTCTTCGAGCACCCACTCGCCGGTTTGATTGATCAAGACATACTGCTGATCTCTGGTTTTGACCGACAACATCGCGATATCCGTGTAGTCGAGGCCGAGGAGTCGTTTATCCTGCAGATTGAACAGCTCCTTGGTCAGGTCCTTGAGCAGCGCCGGGTTGATGTAATAGAGCGGCGCATCGGCCGTCGTTTCCGCAATGGCCTCGCCGCTTTGGGGATCGGGTTGATAGAGCCGGACTGATTGGTCGCCGGCGGCGGTATGCAATGTGACCTTCACTTTTGGCGTCGTCAGGGTCTTGGCAATGGCTTCTCGTTCGGGGCCGGGATCGATGATGCCGAGCGCCTTCAGGTCTTCCAATCGAAACATCATTGAGCGAACTTCATTCTGGTCTGCTTCAGCTTCGATCGGATAACGGATTTTCCACAAGGGCTTGGGCTTGTCCTTGGCCATATTGTAGATCACGATCTCGGTCGTCGGGTAGGTCAGGCGAACCCGCTCGATGTCGTTTTGCACGAATCTCAGCAGCTCTTTCCGGCGGAACGCCATCAAGGATTTATTGATGAAGTCTTTCGGCGCCAGGTTCGTCAGGAGCACACGCCGGTCCGATACACGCAGCACATAGAGAGTATTTGAAAGGGGACCGCTGTCGCCGATCAAAATCGTCTCTTGTTGCGTCCCGGCTGTGATGGTGAGAGTAGTCACCGGCTGTTCAAGCCCGAATGGCGCCAGCGTGGTGGCTTGCTCTTCAACCGTTCTGTTCACGGCCCCTGTCACCAGCGCTCGAATGAGTGCCTGTACCTCGCGGTTATCCGCATCCGTTTGAAGCGGTGCTACGATAGTCCACTTGCCGGGTTCCGCCAGCTTGAATTCGATCGGTCCCTGAGCGGTGGTGATGGAGAGTCCGGTGATCGCGGTTTCCGGGAAAAGCAGAAGTTGCTTCTGCTCGCTTTC is a genomic window containing:
- a CDS encoding DUF4340 domain-containing protein, with amino-acid sequence MTRYWPTLLMFAVLAGLGGYLYLVEFPAKQREEKQESEQKQLLLFPETAITGLSITTAQGPIEFKLAEPGKWTIVAPLQTDADNREVQALIRALVTGAVNRTVEEQATTLAPFGLEQPVTTLTITAGTQQETILIGDSGPLSNTLYVLRVSDRRVLLTNLAPKDFINKSLMAFRRKELLRFVQNDIERVRLTYPTTEIVIYNMAKDKPKPLWKIRYPIEAEADQNEVRSMMFRLEDLKALGIIDPGPEREAIAKTLTTPKVKVTLHTAAGDQSVRLYQPDPQSGEAIAETTADAPLYYINPALLKDLTKELFNLQDKRLLGLDYTDIAMLSVKTRDQQYVLINQTGEWVLEDQPTDKVSQEAADLFVSRVANLPAEERVMKQSAPLAPYGLLAPSAEFVATGKDGKTIGKLTLGNHAGNLVFATGQRLQGVFQVRPELLTQIPLKTDLLAKPQGTQGTGH